The DNA region CCAGCCACTGGGCCAAGGCGTGTTCGCTCCCCGGGGACAAGAGCCGGTTGACCACAAGGACGAACGCCCGTTCCGCAAGGGACAGTCCTTTGCCTTTCCCCCTCTTCTCCTCCAAGAGCTCTTCCATACCCAGCTCCTTCCAGAGATGTCTGGCGACAAGCGTTGGACCCCAAACTGTGGATTCCTGAGGCTTAAGCGCTCTCGGAGAAGCCGGCGCGCTCCGCCCGAGCAACTCCGCGAGCCGATCCAAGTGGGGTGCCAAGAGATCCTTGCGGCCAAGAGTCGCGACAATCCGCTGCTTGACCTGTCCCTTTTCCCGGTAGCTTTCCACCAAGCGGACATACTCCGCCTCGCTCCCGTCCTTCCGGCGCAACCGCAGGGTGCGCAGAAACATGAAATAGCATTACCGGTCGTCACCGTGAATCGCAAGCACAAAAGGCCACTTTCATGCGGCCAAGTTGTTCACAGTGTGGCACTACATTTTTGCAAAATTTCCTTCCCCAACCCTGGAGCCGTCGTCAAAAAGGCCGCTTTTCACCAAACATGGGCCGGCCGATCCGGCTGCCGAGCTCGACCGGGTCTGCTCCCTTGCGCGTTGCCTTGGCAATCTGGCGCAGCTCTTCCTCTCCTCGGGCAATGCGGCTCTGCCGCCGCTCCCGATCGCGCATCGCGCGCCACTCCCCGCCGGCAACGACGTAGCGAACCCCTTGGTGCTCGATCTCCATCACCCGGGTTCGATCCGTCAGCCAGAGCTGCCGATCTTTGGGAAGTCGCCGAACGATCTCCTGGAGCTTGGTCCCAGTTGATCGGGTCACGTACTCAAGCTCCATGCCGGTGAGCATCTCCAGATTCCACCGGCTCTTCATCCCGCCATCGAAGACGAAGGTAGCCTCTCGGATCCCGAGTCGGCGTCTGAGAGTCACCAAGAGCCCCGTCAGCGTCGTGCTCTCCGCCCGGTTCCCCCGCAGGACCTCCACATGGATCGGGATCCCCCGGGCATCGGTGGCGACCGCAAGAAGCACCTGCCGCCGATCTTGCCGGTGATCCCGGCTGTAGCCGTACTGCGCCAATCCCTCGGGGCCGTCCCCCTCGAAGTAGACACTCGAAAGGTCATAGAGCACCAAGCTCGCTCCCTCTGGTTGGGCTTCCCGGTAAAGCTTCTTCTCGATCCCGCTCCAAACGCCGTTGAGCCCATCCATCGCCCGGTAGAGATCGTCTTCTTCCAGGTCCTTCTCCTCCAGTCCGCATACCTTAGCCAAAAGCGTCCCGCCTGCTTCCTCCCGAAGGGCGAGCTTGGAAGAGGGAAAGAGAATCCGTCCAAAGATCATCGCTTTCAAAAGCCGCCCCTTCCGCTCCGAACCCACCCCGGAAAGAACCTGATCGAGTCCAAATCGCTGCCACGCTTGCTCGAGGACCGCGATTCCTCCGTAATCCAGAGCTTCCTGCCCTTCCAGTCCGTCCAGGGGCACCAGCTTCTTCCCCTGCAGCAGCGCTCGGACCGCCTGCTGGACCTCCACCGGCATCCGGGTCAGATTGGACAGGATCCTGGTCTTGACCTGCTTGCCCACCCGATACGACTCCCGGACAAGAACGGATCGGTAGACTTTGCCCCT from Methylacidimicrobium sp. AP8 includes:
- a CDS encoding IS1634 family transposase; translation: MYVQEVRTCQRGKVYRSVLVRESYRVGKQVKTRILSNLTRMPVEVQQAVRALLQGKKLVPLDGLEGQEALDYGGIAVLEQAWQRFGLDQVLSGVGSERKGRLLKAMIFGRILFPSSKLALREEAGGTLLAKVCGLEEKDLEEDDLYRAMDGLNGVWSGIEKKLYREAQPEGASLVLYDLSSVYFEGDGPEGLAQYGYSRDHRQDRRQVLLAVATDARGIPIHVEVLRGNRAESTTLTGLLVTLRRRLGIREATFVFDGGMKSRWNLEMLTGMELEYVTRSTGTKLQEIVRRLPKDRQLWLTDRTRVMEIEHQGVRYVVAGGEWRAMRDRERRQSRIARGEEELRQIAKATRKGADPVELGSRIGRPMFGEKRPF